From Streptosporangium album, the proteins below share one genomic window:
- a CDS encoding sugar ABC transporter ATP-binding protein has translation MRGRKERLVNDEILRVEGLRKEFPGVIALDGVDFSLRAGEVHVLLGENGAGKSTLIKMLSGAYHPDGGRILVDGAPAEIRTAGDAAKLGIATIYQEFNLVPQLTVGENLALGRPPRRFGFVDTRRMHEQARDLLRRVGVDVDPRTPVARLGIARMQMVEIAKALGLNARVLIMDEPTAVLTTTEVERLFAIVRQLRDQGVAIVFITHHLEEIPQLGDRVTVLRDGRSVAEVPATTPENELVRLMVGRPIDQQYPREPAAPGSPLLQVRGLRREGEFADVSFEVRAGEVVGLAGLVGAGRTEVARAIFGADPYDAGEVLVEGRPLPSGDVHAAMEAGLGLVPEDRKGQGLVLGADVAENLGLVTLRRASRGGFVDRPGQRKAAGEVARQLGVRMSGLTQEVRTLSGGNQQKIVIGKWLLADARVLILDEPTRGVDVGAKVEIYQLINSLTASGHAVLMISSDLPEILGMSDRVLVMARGRLVGELAAGDATQDSVMALAVTEVEDARVH, from the coding sequence ATGCGGGGAAGAAAGGAACGGCTCGTGAACGACGAGATCCTCCGGGTCGAGGGGCTGCGCAAGGAGTTCCCGGGCGTGATCGCGCTGGACGGGGTCGACTTCAGCCTCCGGGCCGGTGAGGTCCACGTCCTGCTCGGTGAGAACGGCGCGGGCAAGAGCACGCTGATCAAGATGCTCTCCGGCGCCTACCACCCCGACGGAGGGCGGATCCTGGTCGACGGCGCTCCGGCCGAGATCCGCACCGCGGGCGACGCCGCGAAGCTCGGCATCGCCACCATCTACCAGGAGTTCAACCTGGTTCCCCAGCTCACCGTCGGGGAGAACCTCGCCCTCGGGCGCCCGCCCCGCCGGTTCGGCTTCGTCGACACCCGGCGGATGCACGAGCAGGCGCGGGACCTGCTGCGGCGGGTCGGCGTCGACGTCGACCCGCGCACCCCGGTCGCGAGGCTGGGCATCGCGCGCATGCAGATGGTCGAGATCGCCAAGGCGCTGGGCCTGAACGCCCGGGTGCTCATCATGGACGAGCCGACCGCCGTGCTCACGACGACCGAGGTCGAGCGGCTGTTCGCCATCGTCCGGCAGCTCCGCGACCAGGGGGTGGCGATCGTGTTCATCACGCACCACCTTGAGGAGATCCCGCAGCTCGGCGACCGGGTCACCGTCCTGCGAGACGGCCGCTCGGTGGCCGAGGTGCCGGCCACCACTCCCGAGAACGAGCTGGTCAGGCTCATGGTCGGCCGTCCGATCGACCAGCAGTACCCACGGGAACCGGCGGCGCCGGGCAGTCCTCTCCTGCAGGTGCGGGGGCTCCGCAGGGAGGGCGAGTTCGCCGACGTCTCTTTCGAGGTCCGTGCCGGTGAGGTCGTGGGCCTGGCCGGACTGGTCGGCGCGGGCCGTACCGAGGTCGCGAGGGCGATCTTCGGTGCGGACCCCTACGACGCGGGCGAGGTCCTGGTGGAGGGCCGCCCGCTGCCCAGCGGCGACGTGCACGCCGCCATGGAGGCGGGCCTCGGCCTGGTCCCGGAGGACCGCAAAGGCCAGGGGCTGGTGCTCGGCGCGGATGTGGCGGAGAACCTCGGCCTGGTCACGCTGCGGCGGGCCAGCCGTGGCGGGTTCGTCGACAGGCCGGGGCAGCGCAAGGCCGCCGGCGAGGTGGCCCGGCAGCTCGGGGTGCGGATGAGCGGTCTCACCCAGGAGGTCCGCACGCTGTCGGGCGGCAACCAGCAGAAGATCGTCATAGGGAAATGGCTGCTCGCCGACGCGAGAGTGCTCATCCTCGACGAGCCCACACGCGGTGTCGACGTGGGGGCCAAGGTCGAGATCTATCAATTGATCAATTCGCTCACCGCATCCGGGCATGCGGTGCTCATGATCTCCAGCGATCTCCCCGAGATCCTGGGCATGAGCGACCGCGTCCTGGTGATGGCCCGCGGCAGGCTCGTCGGGGAACTCGCCGCCGGTGACGCTACACAGGATTCGGTGATGGCCCTGGCCGTCACCGAGGTGGAGGATGCTCGTGTCCACTAA
- a CDS encoding ABC transporter permease: MLVSTNVLRRKPPAAAWLGENGALVALVVLAAALSLLSSDFLAVTNLLNVGVQAAVTAILAFGATFVIITGGIDLSVGSVAALSAIVLAWTATDTGLPWPLAVVIALAVGLACGLVNAALIAYGKLPPFIATLAMLGVARGLALVISQGSPIAMPETVSHLGDTIGDYLPVPVIVMLLMGVITAVILNRTYSGRAMYAIGGNEEAARLSGINVNRQKLITYALAGLFAAVAGVVLASRLASAQPQAAAGYELDAIAAVVIGGASLSGGKGRAFGTFVGALILAVLRNGLNLLSVSAFWQQVVIGVVIALAVLLDTLRRRATN; encoded by the coding sequence ATGCTCGTGTCCACTAACGTGCTGCGCCGGAAGCCGCCGGCGGCCGCGTGGCTGGGTGAGAACGGCGCGCTGGTCGCACTCGTCGTGCTCGCGGCCGCGCTGTCGCTGCTGTCGAGTGACTTCCTGGCGGTGACCAACCTGCTCAACGTGGGCGTGCAGGCGGCGGTCACCGCGATCCTGGCCTTCGGCGCGACCTTCGTCATCATCACCGGCGGCATCGACCTGTCGGTCGGCTCCGTCGCAGCCCTGTCGGCTATCGTGCTGGCCTGGACGGCGACGGACACGGGCCTGCCGTGGCCGCTGGCCGTGGTGATCGCCCTCGCCGTCGGACTCGCCTGCGGGCTGGTCAACGCCGCACTGATCGCGTACGGCAAGCTGCCGCCGTTCATCGCCACGCTGGCCATGCTGGGCGTGGCCCGCGGTCTGGCCCTGGTGATCTCGCAGGGCAGCCCGATCGCGATGCCGGAGACCGTCTCCCACCTGGGCGACACCATCGGCGACTACCTGCCGGTCCCCGTCATCGTCATGCTGCTCATGGGCGTGATCACGGCCGTGATCCTGAATCGGACCTACAGCGGGCGCGCGATGTACGCCATCGGCGGCAACGAAGAGGCCGCCCGGCTGTCCGGTATCAACGTCAACCGGCAGAAGCTCATCACCTATGCCCTGGCCGGGCTCTTCGCCGCGGTCGCGGGCGTCGTCCTGGCCAGCCGCCTGGCCTCGGCCCAGCCTCAGGCGGCCGCCGGCTACGAACTGGACGCCATCGCCGCCGTCGTCATCGGCGGGGCGAGCCTGTCCGGCGGCAAGGGCCGGGCCTTCGGCACATTCGTCGGCGCGCTCATCCTCGCGGTGCTGCGCAACGGCCTCAACCTGCTCTCTGTCTCCGCCTTCTGGCAGCAGGTCGTGATCGGAGTGGTGATCGCGCTCGCGGTCCTGCTCGACACCCTGCGCCGCCGCGCAACCAACTGA
- a CDS encoding D-ribose ABC transporter substrate-binding protein, with product MKRTISLVAAGAALALGLTACGSGSSAGGSSAAGGDVKIGMSVSTLNNPYFVQLRKGAEDEAKKQGVALTVTDAQNDASQQVNQVQNFASQSMKAIIINPVDSDAAGPAVKAAERSKIPVVAVDRVVNGATVAQTVASDNVAGGKLAAQELAKQMGEKGKVAVLQGVPGTSASRDRGQGFTEGIKAYPNIQVVAQQPADFDRTKGLDVMTNLLQSNPGVTGVFAENDEMALGAIKALGAKAGKEIKIVGFDGTPDGLKAIQAGTLNASIAQQPQLLGQQAVQGALKAAKGEKVETTVAVPVKVVTTGNVAEFAGS from the coding sequence GTGAAACGCACCATCAGCCTTGTCGCCGCCGGCGCCGCGCTCGCCCTGGGCCTGACGGCCTGTGGCTCGGGCTCCTCCGCCGGAGGGTCCTCGGCGGCAGGAGGAGACGTGAAGATCGGCATGTCGGTCTCCACCCTGAACAACCCCTACTTCGTCCAGCTCCGCAAGGGCGCCGAGGACGAGGCCAAGAAGCAGGGGGTCGCGCTGACCGTCACCGACGCCCAGAACGACGCCTCCCAGCAGGTGAACCAGGTCCAGAACTTCGCCAGCCAGAGCATGAAGGCGATCATCATCAACCCGGTCGACTCCGACGCCGCCGGCCCCGCGGTGAAGGCGGCCGAGCGCTCCAAGATCCCGGTGGTCGCCGTCGACCGCGTGGTCAACGGGGCCACCGTGGCCCAGACCGTGGCGTCCGACAACGTCGCCGGCGGCAAGCTGGCCGCCCAGGAGCTGGCCAAGCAGATGGGCGAGAAGGGCAAGGTCGCCGTCCTGCAGGGCGTGCCCGGCACCTCCGCCTCCCGTGACCGCGGCCAGGGCTTCACCGAGGGCATCAAGGCCTACCCGAACATCCAGGTGGTCGCCCAGCAGCCCGCCGACTTCGACCGGACCAAGGGTCTGGACGTCATGACCAACCTCCTTCAGTCCAACCCCGGCGTCACCGGGGTGTTCGCCGAGAACGACGAGATGGCCCTGGGCGCCATCAAGGCGCTGGGCGCGAAGGCGGGCAAGGAGATCAAGATCGTCGGCTTCGACGGCACCCCCGACGGGCTCAAGGCCATCCAGGCGGGCACGCTGAACGCCAGCATCGCCCAGCAGCCGCAGCTCCTCGGCCAGCAGGCCGTGCAGGGCGCGCTCAAGGCGGCCAAGGGCGAGAAGGTCGAGACGACGGTGGCCGTGCCGGTCAAGGTCGTGACCACCGGCAACGTCGCAGAGTTCGCGGGCTCGTGA
- a CDS encoding ribokinase, with protein sequence MSVHSDDVERVPPEDVHRPRPDDPAEPYEMIVVGSVNADLVVRVDRRPRPGETVIGSDLVIYPGGKGANQAVAAARLGARVALLGRVGSDGNGDFLRKALDGDGVDLSRLTETPGPTGVALITVGADGDNSIIVSPGVNALLSEDDIAAAADLLASARVVSLQLESPLATVAAAARTAARVVFNLSPPAVVPDDLLAACDPLVVNEHEAALLLGEHGTPRQQATALLALGPRSVVLTLGADGAVVAEPGGVTTVPSPAVDVVDTTGAGDAFTGALAWRLARGDDLAGATAFAVRVGAASVRNPGAQNSYPHLEDLETL encoded by the coding sequence ATGAGCGTCCACAGCGACGACGTCGAGCGCGTCCCCCCCGAAGACGTCCACCGGCCGCGCCCGGACGACCCGGCGGAGCCGTACGAAATGATCGTCGTGGGCTCGGTCAACGCCGACCTGGTGGTCCGCGTCGACCGGCGTCCCCGGCCAGGCGAGACGGTGATCGGCTCGGACCTGGTCATCTATCCCGGCGGAAAGGGAGCCAACCAGGCCGTGGCGGCGGCCAGGCTCGGCGCCCGGGTGGCCCTGCTCGGCAGGGTCGGCTCCGATGGCAACGGCGACTTCCTGCGCAAGGCGCTGGACGGCGACGGGGTGGATCTGAGCCGTCTCACCGAGACTCCGGGGCCGACCGGCGTCGCCCTGATCACCGTGGGGGCCGACGGGGACAACAGCATCATCGTGTCACCCGGGGTCAACGCGTTGCTCAGCGAGGACGACATCGCCGCGGCGGCCGACCTGCTGGCCTCGGCGCGGGTCGTCTCCCTGCAACTGGAGAGCCCTCTCGCCACGGTTGCGGCCGCCGCCCGGACGGCGGCCCGGGTGGTCTTCAACCTGTCGCCTCCCGCAGTGGTCCCCGACGACCTGCTCGCGGCCTGCGATCCGCTCGTCGTCAACGAACACGAGGCCGCACTCCTGCTGGGCGAGCACGGCACTCCCCGTCAGCAGGCGACGGCCCTTCTCGCCCTCGGCCCACGCTCGGTGGTGCTCACGCTGGGAGCCGACGGCGCGGTCGTCGCCGAACCCGGCGGGGTGACGACGGTGCCGAGCCCCGCGGTGGACGTCGTCGACACCACCGGCGCCGGCGACGCGTTCACCGGGGCGCTGGCCTGGCGCCTGGCCAGAGGCGACGACCTGGCCGGCGCCACCGCCTTCGCGGTCCGGGTGGGCGCCGCCTCCGTACGGAACCCCGGCGCGCAGAATTCTTATCCGCATCTGGAGGATCTGGAGACCCTGTGA
- the rbsD gene encoding D-ribose pyranase translates to MKRAGILNAALSGALARLGHTDELLICDSGMPLPRGVEAVDLAFLPGVPSFAEVLDGILSELVVEAATAAQEVRTANAGCDALLSARLPGLTYVPHEELKRLSHSSRLVVRTGEAQPYANVLLRCGVAF, encoded by the coding sequence GTGAAACGTGCCGGAATCCTCAACGCCGCCCTGTCCGGCGCGCTCGCCCGCCTCGGCCACACCGACGAACTGCTCATCTGCGACAGCGGAATGCCGCTGCCCCGGGGAGTCGAGGCCGTCGACCTCGCCTTCCTGCCGGGCGTTCCGTCGTTCGCCGAGGTGCTGGACGGGATCCTCTCCGAGCTCGTCGTGGAGGCGGCGACCGCGGCTCAGGAGGTCCGGACGGCCAATGCCGGGTGCGATGCCCTGCTCAGCGCCCGGCTGCCCGGCCTGACCTACGTCCCGCATGAGGAGCTCAAGCGCCTGTCCCACTCCAGCCGGCTGGTCGTGCGGACCGGGGAGGCGCAGCCGTACGCCAACGTGCTGCTGCGCTGCGGGGTCGCCTTCTGA
- a CDS encoding stage II sporulation protein M produces MDIDAFVSAHRPVWDRLEDLIRRRRSLDGAEIDELVDLYQRVATHLSIVRSGSADPILVGRLSALVARARSAVTGAHTPAWREFVRFFAVSFPVVAYRARWWWLATTAAFVLVSVVVAVWVAGDPAVQSAIATPEEITQLVDHDFADYYSEHPAASFAGQVWVNNAWVSMQVIIMAILLGLPIPYILWENAANVAVSAGLMASRGKLDIFFGLITPHGLLELTAVFLASAVGMRLGWTVIAPGPRRRGEVLAEQGRAVMSVALGLVVVLFVSGLIEGLVTPSGLPTWARIGIGVVAEAAFLGYVIYFGRRALAAQETGDMEHAPDLAPSAG; encoded by the coding sequence GTGGACATCGACGCCTTCGTCAGCGCGCACCGGCCGGTCTGGGACCGCCTGGAGGACCTCATCCGGCGCCGGAGGTCGCTGGACGGCGCCGAGATCGACGAGCTCGTGGACCTCTACCAGCGGGTCGCCACGCACCTGTCCATCGTGCGGTCGGGATCGGCCGACCCGATCCTGGTGGGCCGGCTGTCCGCGCTGGTCGCCCGGGCCCGGTCGGCGGTGACCGGCGCGCACACCCCCGCCTGGCGGGAGTTCGTCCGCTTCTTCGCGGTCTCCTTCCCGGTGGTCGCCTACCGCGCCCGCTGGTGGTGGCTCGCCACGACGGCCGCGTTCGTCCTGGTCTCCGTGGTCGTCGCCGTCTGGGTGGCGGGCGACCCCGCCGTCCAGTCCGCGATCGCCACGCCCGAGGAGATCACCCAGCTCGTCGACCACGACTTCGCCGACTACTACTCCGAGCATCCCGCGGCCTCGTTCGCCGGGCAGGTCTGGGTCAACAACGCCTGGGTCTCGATGCAGGTCATCATCATGGCCATCCTGCTCGGCCTGCCGATCCCCTACATCCTCTGGGAGAACGCGGCCAACGTGGCCGTCTCCGCCGGGCTGATGGCCTCGCGCGGCAAGCTCGACATCTTCTTCGGCCTGATCACCCCGCACGGCCTGCTGGAGCTGACCGCGGTGTTCCTCGCCTCGGCCGTCGGCATGCGCCTGGGCTGGACGGTCATCGCCCCCGGTCCCCGCAGGCGCGGTGAGGTCCTCGCCGAGCAGGGCAGGGCCGTCATGAGCGTGGCCCTCGGCCTGGTCGTGGTGCTGTTCGTCTCCGGGCTGATCGAGGGGCTGGTCACCCCCTCAGGCCTGCCCACCTGGGCGCGGATCGGCATCGGAGTGGTCGCCGAGGCCGCCTTCCTCGGCTACGTGATCTACTTCGGCCGCCGGGCGCTGGCCGCCCAGGAGACCGGGGACATGGAGCACGCCCCCGACCTCGCGCCGAGCGCCGGGTAG
- a CDS encoding DUF58 domain-containing protein: MALTGRAALLALLGTLAVLFAPQPGPAVAGVALLLLALIAVDLLLAAGVRPLRFTRAGDRLVRLGESATVELIVENPGSRRARGLLRDAWPPSAGATPRHLPLDVPPGERRRLVTTLTPTRRGDREAVTVTVRTLGPLGIAARQGSHRVPWSVRVLPPFLSRKHLPAKLSRLRELEGRHPSMVRGQGTEFDSLREYVVGDDVRSIDWRATARRNDVVVRTWRPERDRRVLIVLDTGRTSAGRVGTAPIPLAGEMPRTGGLYGPAAAVPGWPRLDWSMDAALLLAALATRAGDRVDFLAHDRAVRAWLSGASRTETLSSLVNTMAPLEAELVEADSAGMVAAVLARAKRRCLVVVLTDLNSASLEEGLLPVLPQLSARHLVLLAAVSDPQVATMAAGRGTSELVYNAAAAEQQNADRRRITARLRRQGVEVVDAAPEQLAPALADAYLALKAAGRL, encoded by the coding sequence ATGGCACTGACAGGACGGGCCGCCCTGCTGGCCCTGCTCGGCACGCTGGCCGTGCTGTTCGCGCCCCAGCCGGGGCCGGCCGTGGCCGGGGTGGCTCTGCTGCTGCTGGCGCTGATCGCGGTGGACCTGCTGCTGGCCGCGGGCGTGCGGCCGCTGCGGTTCACCCGCGCGGGCGACCGGCTGGTACGGCTCGGCGAGTCGGCCACGGTCGAGCTGATCGTGGAGAACCCCGGGTCCCGCCGGGCCCGGGGCCTGCTGCGGGACGCCTGGCCTCCCTCGGCGGGGGCCACGCCGCGGCATCTGCCGCTTGACGTGCCCCCCGGCGAGCGCCGCCGTCTCGTCACGACGCTCACCCCCACCCGCCGGGGCGACCGCGAGGCGGTCACGGTCACGGTGCGCACGCTGGGCCCGCTGGGCATCGCGGCCCGCCAGGGATCCCACCGGGTTCCGTGGTCGGTCCGGGTGCTGCCGCCGTTCCTCAGCCGCAAGCACCTGCCCGCCAAGCTGTCGCGGCTGCGGGAGCTGGAGGGCCGGCATCCGTCGATGGTCAGGGGGCAGGGCACCGAGTTCGACTCGCTCCGCGAGTACGTGGTCGGCGACGACGTCCGTTCGATCGACTGGCGGGCCACCGCCCGCCGCAACGACGTCGTGGTCCGCACCTGGCGGCCCGAGCGCGACCGGCGGGTGCTGATCGTCCTGGACACCGGGCGCACCTCGGCCGGCCGGGTGGGGACGGCTCCCATCCCGCTGGCCGGTGAGATGCCCAGGACCGGCGGCCTGTACGGCCCGGCGGCGGCCGTACCCGGCTGGCCCCGGCTGGACTGGTCGATGGACGCGGCACTGCTGCTGGCCGCGCTGGCCACCCGTGCCGGTGACCGGGTGGACTTCCTGGCCCACGACCGCGCGGTGCGCGCCTGGTTGTCCGGCGCCAGCCGTACCGAGACGCTGTCGTCGCTGGTCAACACCATGGCCCCGCTGGAGGCCGAGCTCGTCGAGGCCGACTCGGCCGGCATGGTCGCCGCCGTCCTGGCCCGCGCCAAGCGGCGCTGCCTGGTCGTCGTGCTGACCGACCTGAACTCGGCGTCGCTGGAGGAGGGGCTCCTGCCCGTGCTCCCCCAGCTCTCCGCACGGCACCTGGTGCTCCTGGCCGCCGTCTCCGACCCTCAGGTCGCCACGATGGCGGCCGGGCGCGGCACCTCCGAGCTGGTCTACAACGCCGCGGCGGCCGAGCAGCAGAACGCCGACCGGCGCAGGATCACCGCCCGGCTGCGCCGCCAGGGCGTGGAGGTCGTGGACGCCGCTCCGGAGCAGCTCGCCCCCGCCCTGGCCGACGCCTACCTGGCGCTGAAGGCCGCGGGCCGCCTCTGA
- a CDS encoding AAA family ATPase: MPQDGGRVGTPFAAGTAPDANTAREALGSLRAEVSKAVVGQDAVVTGLVIALLCRGHVLLEGVPGVAKTLLVRTLAAALSLDFKRVQFTPDLMPGDVTGSLIYDAKTSEFEFRQGPVFTNLLLADEINRTPPKTQAALLEAMEERQISVDGKPRKLPEPFIVAATQNPVEYEGTYQLPEAQLDRFLLKLTVPLPPRDQEIAVLERHALGFDPRDLSHVKAVATIADLDAGRAAVSQVHAGPEVLGYIVDIARATRQSPSLQLGVSPRGATALLAGARAWAWLSGRSYVTPDDVKALARPATRHRIQLRPEAELEGATADGLIDAILASVPVPR, translated from the coding sequence ATGCCACAGGACGGCGGCCGGGTGGGGACGCCCTTCGCCGCCGGGACGGCCCCCGATGCCAACACCGCCAGGGAGGCGCTGGGGAGCCTGCGCGCCGAGGTCTCCAAGGCCGTCGTCGGCCAGGACGCCGTGGTCACCGGGCTGGTGATCGCGTTGCTCTGCCGGGGGCACGTGCTCCTCGAAGGCGTGCCGGGCGTCGCCAAGACCCTGCTGGTCAGGACGTTGGCGGCGGCGCTCTCGCTGGACTTCAAAAGGGTGCAGTTCACCCCCGACCTGATGCCGGGTGACGTCACCGGCTCCCTGATCTACGACGCGAAGACGTCGGAGTTCGAGTTCCGCCAGGGCCCGGTCTTCACCAACCTGCTGCTCGCCGACGAGATCAACCGCACGCCCCCCAAGACGCAGGCCGCGCTGCTGGAGGCGATGGAGGAGCGGCAGATCAGCGTGGACGGCAAGCCGCGCAAGCTGCCCGAGCCGTTCATCGTGGCCGCCACCCAGAACCCGGTCGAGTACGAGGGCACCTACCAGCTCCCCGAGGCGCAGCTCGACCGGTTCCTGCTCAAGCTGACCGTGCCGCTGCCGCCCCGCGACCAGGAGATCGCGGTGCTGGAACGGCACGCGCTGGGCTTCGACCCGCGTGACCTGTCGCACGTCAAGGCCGTGGCCACCATCGCCGACCTGGACGCCGGCCGCGCCGCGGTCAGCCAGGTGCACGCCGGCCCCGAGGTGCTCGGCTACATCGTGGACATCGCCAGGGCCACCCGCCAGTCGCCGTCGCTCCAGCTCGGCGTCTCGCCGCGTGGCGCCACCGCGCTGCTGGCCGGGGCGCGGGCGTGGGCCTGGCTGTCCGGCCGCTCCTACGTGACCCCGGACGACGTCAAGGCGCTGGCCAGGCCCGCGACGCGGCACCGGATCCAGCTCCGCCCCGAGGCCGAGCTGGAGGGCGCGACCGCCGACGGCCTGATCGACGCCATCCTCGCCTCCGTCCCCGTCCCCCGCTGA
- a CDS encoding DUF4350 domain-containing protein: protein MNLAAVPETGPTSTSPTAASLWRGSRGILLVALIVVAGAVVGVLLGGSGESRPLDPADTSLSGGKGLAQLLRAHGVEVRRVTSVAEAEAADSGESALLLSDTSFLDRDEARRLGALSADRIVIGAQRYEDLLTPGIGSTETARPRSREPRCALRAATRAGSAFTGGTAFTAPSGAVGCYPADGAPTLVSYPNGDRTITAVGDGRFMSNLRLAEDGNAALAMNLAGARPLLIWLVAPETTEQGTGERSFYDLIPDGVRWAVVQLAFVVLLLALWQGRRLGPVVAERLPVVVRAAETVEGRARLYRARRARDRAAVALRAGFVDRVTPRLGLPSAAGPEAKVDAIAERTGQAGFHVGAALYGPPPADEAGLIALAAYLDMLERQVRES, encoded by the coding sequence GTGAACCTCGCCGCCGTTCCGGAGACGGGGCCGACATCCACCTCGCCCACCGCCGCGAGCCTGTGGCGCGGCAGTCGGGGCATCCTCCTCGTCGCGCTCATCGTGGTCGCCGGCGCCGTCGTCGGCGTGCTGCTCGGCGGCTCCGGCGAGAGCCGGCCCCTGGATCCCGCCGACACCTCGCTGTCCGGCGGCAAGGGCCTGGCCCAGCTCCTGCGGGCCCACGGCGTGGAGGTCAGGCGCGTCACCTCGGTCGCCGAGGCGGAGGCCGCCGACTCCGGCGAGAGCGCGCTGCTGCTCAGCGACACCTCCTTCCTCGACAGAGACGAGGCCCGGCGGCTCGGCGCGCTGTCCGCCGACCGGATCGTGATCGGCGCGCAGCGGTACGAGGACCTGCTCACCCCCGGCATCGGCTCCACCGAGACGGCCCGGCCCCGTTCCCGCGAGCCCCGGTGCGCGCTGCGGGCGGCGACCAGGGCGGGCAGCGCCTTCACGGGCGGCACGGCCTTCACCGCCCCTTCGGGGGCGGTCGGCTGCTACCCTGCCGACGGCGCGCCCACCCTGGTCAGCTACCCGAACGGGGACAGGACGATCACGGCTGTGGGCGACGGCCGGTTCATGTCCAACCTGCGGCTGGCCGAGGACGGCAACGCCGCGCTGGCGATGAACCTGGCCGGGGCCAGGCCCCTGCTGATCTGGCTGGTGGCCCCGGAGACCACGGAGCAGGGCACGGGAGAGCGGAGCTTCTACGACCTGATCCCCGACGGGGTCAGATGGGCCGTGGTGCAACTGGCCTTCGTGGTCCTTCTGCTGGCACTCTGGCAGGGCCGCCGGCTCGGCCCGGTGGTGGCCGAGCGGCTGCCCGTCGTGGTCAGGGCCGCCGAGACCGTGGAGGGCCGGGCCAGGCTCTACCGGGCCAGGCGCGCCCGTGACCGGGCCGCCGTCGCCCTGCGCGCCGGTTTCGTCGACCGGGTCACCCCCCGGCTCGGGCTGCCCTCGGCGGCCGGCCCGGAGGCGAAGGTCGACGCTATCGCCGAACGGACCGGACAGGCGGGCTTCCACGTGGGCGCCGCCCTGTACGGCCCGCCACCGGCTGACGAGGCCGGGCTGATAGCCCTGGCCGCATACCTGGACATGTTGGAGAGGCAGGTCAGAGAGTCGTGA
- a CDS encoding DUF4129 domain-containing protein, whose amino-acid sequence MVPVLTYPALLAAPIDIGREQARREAAAELLRSEYAKESLVDRVMRAVNQFLGDLLDQESVGVVGSVAARIVLAMIVVAAVVAVVMIAHRTVRGGTTRKEGIFGDRRRTAAEHRETAERLAAEGRWAEAVRERLRALARDLEDRVIVDSTPGRTADELAAEAGRALPEFAAELAAAARVFDDVTYGEVPGTAEAYGVLRDLDERLRTARPTLGAMTGTVSS is encoded by the coding sequence GTGGTCCCCGTCCTGACCTACCCGGCGCTCCTGGCGGCCCCGATCGACATCGGCCGTGAGCAGGCCCGGCGCGAGGCGGCCGCAGAGCTCCTCAGGTCCGAGTACGCCAAGGAGTCCCTCGTCGACCGCGTCATGCGGGCCGTGAACCAGTTCCTCGGCGACCTGCTGGACCAGGAGTCCGTGGGTGTGGTCGGCAGCGTGGCCGCGCGGATCGTCCTGGCGATGATCGTCGTCGCCGCCGTCGTCGCGGTGGTCATGATCGCGCACAGGACCGTCAGGGGCGGCACCACGCGCAAGGAAGGGATCTTCGGAGACCGCCGCCGCACCGCCGCCGAACATCGCGAGACCGCCGAACGGCTGGCCGCCGAGGGACGGTGGGCCGAGGCCGTACGCGAGCGGCTGCGGGCCCTCGCACGAGATCTGGAGGACCGGGTCATCGTCGACTCCACACCCGGCCGTACCGCGGACGAGCTCGCGGCCGAGGCCGGACGCGCGCTGCCCGAATTCGCCGCCGAACTGGCCGCCGCGGCGCGGGTGTTCGACGACGTGACCTACGGCGAGGTGCCGGGCACCGCCGAGGCCTACGGGGTCCTGCGCGACCTCGACGAACGCCTGCGCACGGCCCGTCCGACGCTCGGCGCCATGACGGGGACGGTCTCCTCGTGA